The Halopseudomonas sabulinigri genome window below encodes:
- the xdhB gene encoding xanthine dehydrogenase molybdopterin binding subunit produces MRKLPRDISRQSGQAVGIAGQSALHDSAWLHVRGQARYIDDLREPEGLLHAAVGHSEQAHARVLSMDLSAVRAYPGVVAVITLADVPGHTDIGPVFPGDPVLASELVEHIGQPIFAVAATSHSAARKAARLAKVEYETLPAILNTREALDKSFFVRPSHTQQRGDPDQALAQAPHRLQGEINVGGQEHFYLESQAALAEPQEDGGMFVHTSSQHPSEVQKLVAEVLGLPIHSVQTEVRRMGGGFGGKETQAAALGCVAALLANVTGKPVKYRLSRPDDMVQTGKRHDFLNTYDIGFDDQGLIQGAEIIVAGRCGFSPDLSNAIVERAMFHSDNGYYLDQARVTGHCCKTHTVSNTAFRGFGGPQGMMVIEQAVDDIARHLQLDPLDVRKHNLYRPGRDTTHYGQVIEQHILPELVAQLEASSDYRTRREEITAFNQQSPILKRGLALTPVKFGISFTAKHLNQAGALVLIYTDGSLHVNHGGTEMGQGLYIKIAQVVAAAFQVDVDKVKVSATRTDKVPNTSPTAASSGSDLNGMAALDACEKIKAGLVAFAAEQYGCKPEQVRFENNQVVAGEARLDWAEFVQKAYMNRVSLSSSGFYATPKIHYDFATGQGHPFLYYANGAACSEVVLDTLTGEYRVLRTDILHDVGQSLNPAIDIGQIEGGFVQGMGWLTTEELVYSDEGRLMTTGPATYKIPAVSDTPPDLRVNLLPASPNREATVFRSKAVGEPPLMLGIAVWSALRDAVASLNDYRYSPPLDTPATPERMLAAVNAARRWASVEQEAS; encoded by the coding sequence ATGCGTAAGCTACCCCGTGATATCTCCCGCCAAAGCGGCCAGGCCGTGGGCATCGCCGGTCAGAGCGCGCTGCACGACAGCGCCTGGCTGCACGTCCGTGGTCAGGCCCGTTATATTGACGATCTGCGCGAGCCGGAAGGCCTGCTGCACGCGGCCGTCGGCCACAGCGAGCAGGCCCATGCCCGGGTGCTGAGCATGGATCTGAGCGCGGTGCGCGCCTATCCCGGCGTGGTTGCCGTGATCACCCTGGCCGATGTGCCCGGCCACACCGACATCGGCCCGGTGTTCCCCGGTGACCCGGTGCTGGCCAGCGAGCTGGTCGAGCACATTGGACAGCCGATCTTTGCGGTAGCCGCCACCAGCCATAGCGCTGCGCGCAAGGCTGCGCGGCTGGCCAAGGTCGAATACGAAACCTTGCCGGCGATCCTCAATACCCGCGAGGCGCTGGATAAATCCTTCTTTGTGCGGCCCAGCCACACCCAGCAGCGCGGCGACCCGGATCAGGCGCTGGCCCAGGCGCCGCATCGCCTGCAGGGCGAAATCAATGTCGGCGGCCAGGAGCACTTCTATCTGGAAAGCCAGGCCGCTCTGGCCGAGCCGCAGGAAGACGGCGGCATGTTTGTACATACCTCCAGCCAGCATCCCTCCGAGGTACAGAAACTGGTGGCCGAGGTGCTTGGCCTGCCGATTCACTCAGTCCAGACCGAGGTACGCCGCATGGGCGGCGGCTTTGGCGGCAAGGAAACCCAGGCTGCGGCGCTGGGCTGTGTTGCCGCCTTGCTGGCCAATGTCACCGGCAAGCCGGTGAAGTACCGCCTGTCCCGGCCTGACGACATGGTGCAGACCGGCAAGCGCCATGACTTTCTCAATACCTACGACATCGGCTTTGATGATCAGGGCCTGATTCAGGGCGCCGAGATCATAGTGGCCGGCCGCTGCGGCTTCTCGCCGGACCTGTCCAACGCCATTGTCGAGCGCGCCATGTTCCACTCCGACAACGGCTACTACCTGGATCAGGCGCGCGTTACCGGGCATTGCTGCAAGACGCACACGGTCTCGAACACCGCCTTCCGCGGCTTCGGCGGGCCGCAGGGCATGATGGTGATCGAGCAGGCGGTGGATGATATCGCCCGCCATCTGCAGCTCGACCCGCTGGATGTGCGCAAGCACAACCTCTATCGCCCCGGCCGCGACACCACCCATTACGGTCAGGTGATCGAGCAGCACATACTGCCGGAGCTGGTGGCGCAGCTGGAGGCGAGTTCGGACTACCGTACGCGCCGCGAGGAGATCACCGCGTTCAACCAGCAGAGCCCGATTCTCAAGCGTGGGCTGGCGCTGACGCCGGTGAAGTTCGGCATCTCCTTTACCGCCAAGCATCTGAATCAGGCCGGCGCGCTCGTGCTGATCTATACCGACGGCAGCCTGCACGTGAACCACGGCGGCACCGAGATGGGCCAGGGCCTGTACATCAAGATTGCGCAGGTGGTCGCGGCGGCGTTCCAGGTGGATGTCGACAAGGTCAAGGTCTCGGCCACGCGCACCGACAAGGTCCCCAACACCTCGCCGACTGCGGCGTCTTCCGGCTCCGACCTCAACGGCATGGCGGCGCTGGATGCCTGCGAGAAGATCAAGGCCGGTCTGGTGGCCTTTGCTGCCGAGCAGTATGGGTGCAAGCCCGAACAGGTGCGTTTCGAGAACAATCAGGTGGTCGCCGGTGAAGCGCGGCTGGACTGGGCCGAGTTTGTGCAGAAGGCCTACATGAACCGCGTGTCGCTGTCGTCCAGCGGCTTCTACGCCACGCCGAAGATTCACTACGACTTTGCCACCGGCCAGGGCCATCCGTTCCTCTACTACGCCAACGGCGCGGCCTGCTCCGAGGTGGTGCTCGATACCCTCACCGGTGAGTACCGCGTGCTGCGCACCGACATCCTGCACGACGTGGGGCAGTCGCTGAATCCGGCTATCGACATCGGCCAGATCGAAGGCGGTTTTGTGCAGGGCATGGGCTGGCTGACCACCGAAGAGCTGGTGTACAGCGACGAGGGCCGGCTGATGACCACTGGCCCTGCCACCTACAAGATTCCGGCGGTGAGCGACACGCCGCCCGATCTGCGCGTCAACCTGCTGCCGGCCAGCCCCAACCGCGAGGCCACGGTGTTCCGCTCCAAGGCCGTCGGCGAGCCACCGCTGATGCTCGGTATCGCCGTGTGGAGCGCGCTGCGCGACGCGGTGGCCAGCCTCAATGACTACCGTTACAGCCCGCCGCTGGATACCCCGGCCACGCCCGAGCGCATGCTCGCGGCGGTCAATGCGGCCCGCCGCTGGGCCAGCGTCGAGCAGGAGGCCTCGTGA
- the xdhA gene encoding xanthine dehydrogenase small subunit yields the protein MIEFYLNGQPQKLDQTDPNLSILDWLRTKMRLCGTKEGCASGDCGACTVLLGSLDAQDQWQYVAMNSCIGLVGALHGKHLVTVDALQQEPAHPVQTAMVECNGSQCGFCTPGIVMSLVGLHQQVAGAGSSANAHQLMEALAGNLCRCTGYRPIVEAGARTLVDSVQQWDGNALFSPAASAEFKAASQQAAVLQDEAGNRFTAPLSLADLRAQLAANPQARLVAGSTDLALEITQQLKTLPQLISVEQVAELHELEQDEQNLTIGSALRYVEFGPLLNQYWPAFAPMLERLGSLQIRNRGTLGGNIGNASPIGDMPPPLIALGAELQLDGTDGSRWLALEDFFLDYKKTALQPGEFIRAVRVAKPAANERLFIYKISKRLDDDISAVLAAFWLRLDGEQIADCRLAYGGMAGIPKRALAAEAALRGQRFAEPAVKAAAAALAQDFTPMSDVRASAAYRQQVAGNLLLRALYEYRAPTSGGAALMVTDYA from the coding sequence GTGATTGAGTTTTATCTAAATGGGCAGCCGCAAAAACTTGACCAGACTGACCCAAACCTGAGCATTTTAGACTGGCTGCGCACCAAAATGCGGCTTTGCGGCACAAAAGAGGGCTGCGCCTCGGGTGATTGTGGCGCCTGCACCGTGCTGCTGGGCAGTCTGGATGCGCAGGACCAATGGCAGTATGTGGCCATGAATAGCTGCATTGGCCTGGTCGGCGCCTTGCACGGCAAGCACCTGGTGACCGTGGATGCGTTGCAGCAGGAGCCGGCGCACCCGGTCCAGACCGCCATGGTCGAATGCAACGGTTCGCAGTGCGGCTTCTGTACGCCCGGTATCGTCATGTCGCTGGTGGGTCTGCATCAGCAGGTGGCGGGTGCCGGCAGCAGTGCCAACGCACACCAGTTGATGGAGGCGCTGGCCGGTAACCTGTGCCGTTGTACCGGTTACCGTCCGATCGTTGAGGCGGGTGCGCGCACGTTGGTAGATAGCGTGCAGCAGTGGGACGGCAACGCGCTGTTCAGCCCGGCTGCCAGCGCCGAGTTCAAGGCCGCCAGCCAGCAGGCGGCGGTGCTGCAGGATGAGGCAGGTAACCGCTTTACTGCGCCGCTATCGCTCGCTGACCTGCGCGCGCAGCTGGCGGCGAATCCGCAGGCGCGGCTGGTCGCTGGCAGCACCGATCTGGCGCTGGAAATTACCCAGCAGCTGAAGACCCTGCCGCAGCTGATTTCTGTCGAGCAGGTGGCCGAGCTGCATGAGCTGGAGCAGGACGAGCAAAACCTGACCATCGGGTCGGCCCTGCGCTATGTCGAGTTCGGGCCCTTGCTCAATCAGTACTGGCCGGCCTTCGCGCCCATGCTCGAACGTCTGGGTTCGCTGCAGATTCGCAATCGCGGCACCCTGGGCGGAAATATCGGCAATGCCTCGCCGATTGGCGATATGCCGCCGCCGCTGATCGCCCTGGGCGCCGAGCTGCAGCTGGACGGCACCGACGGTAGCCGCTGGCTGGCGCTGGAAGATTTCTTTCTGGATTATAAGAAAACCGCCCTGCAGCCCGGCGAGTTCATCCGCGCGGTGCGCGTGGCCAAGCCAGCCGCCAACGAGCGGCTGTTCATCTACAAGATTTCCAAGCGCCTGGATGACGATATCTCTGCCGTGCTGGCCGCGTTCTGGCTGCGTCTGGACGGCGAGCAGATTGCGGACTGCCGCCTGGCCTATGGCGGCATGGCGGGTATCCCCAAACGTGCCCTGGCCGCAGAAGCGGCACTTCGCGGCCAGCGCTTTGCCGAGCCGGCAGTCAAGGCAGCGGCTGCCGCGCTGGCGCAGGATTTCACCCCCATGTCGGATGTGCGCGCCTCGGCCGCCTACCGCCAGCAGGTGGCCGGCAACCTGTTGCTCCGAGCCCTCTACGAATACCGCGCGCCCACCAGCGGCGGCGCTGCACTGATGGTGACCGACTATGCGTAA
- a CDS encoding ABC transporter ATP-binding protein, translated as MATAERLRLENIVKEYPGCRANDGVHLSVQAGEIHALLGENGAGKSTLMKIIYGVIQPDAGSITWNGHPLTLQGPAHARELGIGMVFQHFSLFETLTVAENIALSLPAAQARDRSKLDARIREVSEHYGMALDPRRFVNTLSIGERQRVEIVRCLIQDSSLLILDEPTSVLTPQEVQVLFRTLRQLSKEGCSILFISHKLQEVRDLCHRATVLRQGRVTGECNPGEITTDDIARMMVGNETPLSTQVDPSEPGELLLQADNLNYQTRDPFGTSLENISMALRAGEIVGIAGVAGNGQDELLRALSGEVNVSHNSLQLKGISIGDTGPAVRRGLGVAVVPEERLGRGAVPSMSLVDNSLLTASGQGLTSKGWVSLGKVREYASRVVEQFGVRTASIDSAATSLSGGNLQKFIIGREALQQPKLLVASHPTWGVDVGSAVAIHEALVKLRDDGAAVLLISEDLDELFQLCGRMGAICAGKLSPLVPTSELTIEKLGQWMAGDFPATTATPLENNHAVA; from the coding sequence ATGGCAACCGCAGAACGCTTGAGACTGGAAAACATCGTTAAGGAGTACCCCGGCTGCCGGGCAAACGACGGTGTCCACCTGTCAGTCCAGGCCGGTGAAATACACGCCCTGCTGGGTGAGAACGGCGCAGGCAAGAGCACCCTGATGAAGATCATCTACGGAGTGATCCAGCCCGACGCCGGCAGCATTACCTGGAACGGGCACCCGCTCACCTTGCAAGGACCGGCCCACGCCCGCGAACTGGGTATTGGCATGGTCTTCCAGCATTTCTCGCTGTTTGAAACGCTCACCGTCGCCGAGAACATCGCGCTCAGTCTGCCTGCCGCCCAGGCGCGTGATCGTAGCAAGCTGGATGCGCGCATTCGTGAAGTCTCCGAGCATTACGGCATGGCGCTCGACCCACGGCGCTTCGTCAACACCCTGTCGATTGGCGAGCGCCAGCGCGTCGAAATCGTCCGCTGTCTTATTCAGGATAGCTCGTTGCTGATTCTTGACGAGCCCACCTCGGTCCTTACCCCACAGGAAGTACAGGTGCTGTTCCGCACCCTGCGCCAACTGTCGAAGGAAGGCTGCAGCATTCTGTTTATCAGCCACAAGCTGCAGGAAGTGCGTGACCTCTGCCACCGCGCCACGGTATTGCGCCAGGGCCGGGTAACCGGTGAGTGCAATCCCGGCGAGATTACCACTGACGATATCGCCCGCATGATGGTCGGTAACGAAACGCCGCTGTCGACCCAGGTCGACCCCAGCGAGCCCGGTGAGCTGCTGCTGCAGGCCGACAACCTGAACTACCAGACCCGCGACCCCTTCGGCACCAGCCTCGAGAACATCAGCATGGCGCTGCGCGCCGGCGAGATCGTCGGTATTGCCGGGGTAGCCGGCAACGGCCAGGACGAGCTGCTGCGGGCGCTGTCTGGCGAGGTCAACGTCAGCCACAACAGCCTGCAGCTCAAAGGCATCAGCATCGGCGATACCGGCCCGGCGGTACGCCGTGGCCTGGGCGTTGCCGTGGTGCCGGAAGAGCGCCTGGGCCGCGGCGCGGTGCCGTCCATGTCGCTGGTCGATAACAGTCTGCTGACCGCCTCCGGCCAGGGCCTGACCAGCAAGGGCTGGGTCAGCCTTGGCAAGGTGCGCGAGTATGCCAGCCGGGTAGTCGAGCAATTTGGCGTGCGTACCGCCAGTATCGACAGCGCTGCGACCAGCCTGTCGGGCGGCAACCTGCAAAAATTCATCATCGGCCGTGAGGCCTTGCAGCAGCCCAAGCTGCTGGTCGCCTCGCACCCGACCTGGGGCGTGGACGTGGGCTCCGCCGTGGCGATTCACGAGGCGCTGGTCAAACTGCGTGACGACGGCGCCGCGGTGCTGCTGATCTCCGAGGACCTGGACGAGCTGTTCCAGCTGTGTGGCCGCATGGGCGCGATCTGTGCCGGCAAGCTGTCCCCGCTGGTGCCCACCAGCGAACTCACCATTGAGAAACTCGGCCAATGGATGGCCGGCGACTTCCCTGCTACCACCGCTACACCTCTGGAGAACAACCATGCTGTCGCTTGA
- a CDS encoding ABC transporter permease: MLSLERRAVDSRAMQWASPLLALVLTVITGLFLFMALGKDPIEGLTFFFLIPLSDAQGWAELGLKMAPLLLCAAGLTICYRAKIWNIGAEGHFLMGSLWASVAALQLSSQSGFWVLPVVLLAGIIAGALWALLAGVLKTQFHCNEILTTIMLNYIALNLLLYAVHGPLKDPYGFGFPQSEMFAAAALLPKLIPDTRLHIGLLFALLAAVAVGVLFARTFIGFQLKVLGQDERAAAFAGFPAKRLTLLAFILAGGLAGLAGASEVTGPLGQLVPQVSPGYGYTAIIVVFLGRMQAVGIILAAALLALTFMGGEMLQIAMNLPKAITGLFQGLLLFYLLTCDAFIHYRIRFRRAPAASAGEA, encoded by the coding sequence ATGCTGTCGCTTGAGCGTCGCGCCGTCGACTCCCGCGCCATGCAATGGGCTTCTCCTTTGCTGGCATTGGTTCTTACTGTTATTACCGGGCTGTTCCTGTTCATGGCACTCGGCAAGGACCCGATCGAAGGCCTGACCTTCTTTTTCCTGATCCCGCTGAGCGATGCCCAGGGCTGGGCCGAACTTGGGTTGAAGATGGCGCCGCTGCTGCTCTGCGCCGCCGGGCTGACCATCTGTTACCGCGCCAAGATCTGGAACATCGGCGCCGAGGGCCACTTCCTCATGGGTTCGCTGTGGGCCAGCGTCGCGGCGCTGCAGCTCAGCTCGCAAAGCGGTTTCTGGGTGCTGCCCGTAGTCCTGCTGGCCGGCATTATTGCCGGTGCACTCTGGGCACTGCTGGCCGGGGTGTTGAAGACGCAGTTTCACTGCAACGAAATCCTCACCACCATCATGCTCAATTACATCGCCCTGAACCTGCTGTTGTACGCAGTGCACGGCCCGTTGAAAGACCCCTACGGCTTTGGCTTTCCGCAGTCGGAAATGTTTGCCGCCGCGGCGCTGCTGCCCAAGCTGATCCCCGATACCCGCCTGCACATTGGCCTGCTGTTTGCGCTGCTGGCCGCCGTGGCCGTGGGCGTGCTGTTTGCGCGTACCTTCATCGGCTTTCAGCTCAAGGTGTTGGGGCAGGATGAGCGCGCCGCCGCCTTCGCCGGCTTCCCGGCCAAACGTCTGACCCTACTGGCGTTCATTCTGGCCGGGGGCCTGGCCGGTCTGGCGGGCGCCAGCGAGGTGACCGGGCCGCTGGGCCAGCTGGTGCCACAGGTCTCGCCGGGGTACGGCTATACCGCCATCATTGTGGTGTTTCTCGGCCGCATGCAGGCAGTGGGCATCATTCTGGCTGCCGCGCTGCTGGCGCTGACCTTCATGGGCGGCGAGATGCTGCAGATCGCGATGAACCTGCCCAAGGCGATTACCGGGCTGTTTCAGGGCTTGCTGCTGTTTTATCTGCTGACCTGTGACGCCTTTATTCACTACCGCATTCGTTTTCGCCGCGCCCCCGCGGCCAGCGCCGGGGAGGCTTGA
- a CDS encoding ABC transporter permease, whose amino-acid sequence MDAVLLTNVLAATVIAGTPLLLVALGELVCERSGVLNLGQEGMMLMGAVIGFMAAVTSGSLAIGVLAAMLGGVMMSMLFALMAVTLAANQYAAGLALTIFGVGLSSFVGSGYVGQAIDGFDKVAIPLLSDIPVLGTVLFTQDILVYASLVIFVLVFCFLRYTRGGLILRAVGESPEAANANGLRVLQVRYLAVAFGGAMAGLAGAYLSLAYTPMWTENMTAGRGWIALALVVFATWKPERVLLGAYLFGAASILHLVLQGLGWQSSTELLAMLPYVVTILVLVLLSWNPTRTRLNTPLSIGQPYRPSK is encoded by the coding sequence ATGGACGCCGTACTGCTTACCAACGTATTGGCCGCCACCGTGATTGCCGGCACCCCGCTGCTGCTGGTCGCCTTGGGTGAACTGGTGTGCGAACGCTCCGGCGTACTCAACCTGGGCCAGGAAGGCATGATGCTGATGGGCGCGGTGATCGGCTTCATGGCTGCTGTCACCTCCGGCAGCCTGGCGATTGGCGTGCTGGCGGCGATGCTCGGCGGCGTCATGATGTCGATGCTGTTCGCGCTGATGGCCGTCACCCTGGCAGCCAACCAGTATGCCGCCGGCCTGGCGCTGACCATCTTCGGCGTGGGCCTCAGCTCCTTCGTCGGCAGCGGCTATGTCGGTCAGGCCATCGACGGCTTCGACAAGGTCGCCATCCCGCTGCTGTCTGACATTCCGGTACTGGGCACCGTGCTGTTCACCCAGGACATTCTGGTCTACGCCTCGCTGGTGATCTTCGTGCTGGTGTTCTGCTTTTTGCGTTACACCCGCGGCGGCCTGATCCTGCGTGCCGTCGGCGAGTCCCCCGAAGCGGCCAATGCCAACGGTCTGCGCGTATTGCAGGTGCGCTATCTGGCGGTCGCCTTTGGCGGCGCCATGGCCGGGCTGGCGGGCGCCTACCTGTCGCTGGCCTACACCCCAATGTGGACCGAAAACATGACCGCCGGGCGGGGCTGGATCGCGCTGGCGCTGGTGGTGTTCGCCACCTGGAAACCCGAACGTGTACTGCTGGGGGCCTACCTGTTTGGCGCCGCCAGCATCCTGCATTTGGTACTGCAGGGCCTTGGCTGGCAGAGCTCGACCGAGCTGCTGGCCATGCTGCCCTATGTGGTCACCATTCTGGTGCTTGTGCTGCTGTCCTGGAATCCCACCCGGACGCGGCTCAACACACCGCTATCAATCGGCCAACCTTATAGGCCGAGCAAATAA
- a CDS encoding TetR/AcrR family transcriptional regulator: MTTATAKSKTYRPGKIRERNHELILAAAEQEFALHGFRGATIQNIAERAELPKSNVLYYFSNKKKIYAAMFDDILARWNTLFSSVTVDDDPAEAIAAFIRTKVETSRTHPLASRLFAMEIIQGAPFLMTHLRTNMREWVRGRAGVMQQWIDQGRMAPVDPVQLIFLIWSSTQHYSDFQVQILMVENKAEYEQKDFDHAADFLTEVILRGCGLEPPKK; encoded by the coding sequence ATGACCACCGCCACTGCCAAATCCAAGACCTACCGTCCCGGAAAGATTCGTGAGCGCAACCACGAGTTGATTCTGGCCGCAGCGGAGCAGGAATTTGCCCTGCACGGTTTTCGCGGCGCTACCATCCAAAACATTGCCGAACGTGCCGAACTACCCAAATCGAACGTGCTGTATTACTTCAGCAACAAGAAGAAGATATATGCCGCCATGTTCGACGACATTCTTGCACGCTGGAACACCCTGTTCTCCAGCGTGACCGTCGACGACGATCCCGCCGAAGCGATCGCCGCCTTCATTCGTACCAAGGTGGAGACCTCAAGAACCCACCCGTTGGCCTCGCGCCTGTTCGCCATGGAGATCATCCAGGGCGCGCCCTTTCTGATGACCCACCTGCGCACCAATATGCGCGAATGGGTGCGTGGCCGCGCCGGCGTGATGCAGCAATGGATCGACCAGGGCCGCATGGCGCCGGTCGACCCGGTGCAGCTGATTTTCCTGATCTGGTCCTCGACGCAGCACTACTCCGACTTTCAGGTACAGATTCTGATGGTCGAGAACAAGGCCGAATACGAGCAGAAAGACTTTGACCACGCGGCCGACTTTCTCACCGAAGTAATACTGCGCGGCTGTGGCCTCGAGCCGCCGAAAAAATGA
- a CDS encoding amidohydrolase family protein, which yields MSQFALRDAAIFTVDPDNRVIPRGTLIVEDGRISAVGPSDQLIIPPGIPTIDASGHALLPGLIDAHSHSSLMRGVTENMQLMDWLPYYQLEHRALTEEYAYHSARLCYLEALKSGTTCVMDMYRFMHRCAEAADEVGIRVNLAPYVADEAGKDFFATRAENRALIHSHHGTQNGRIQVWMGLEHLFYCTPDAYREALECQAEYGVGIHTHACEQKEEDDAVSAHFGRRSIAQLDHYGILGERTLLAHCVWLNDDEIKRIADTGTSISHCPISNAKLASGVARVPEMLAAGITVGLGTDGPVCNNSLSLFEEMKFASLIQKATRLDATVLPADQMLRMATINGARALGLGDRIGSLEVGKQADLLLLDLASPNLTPAELTNSGGNLLWNLVFAAGTQNVAAVWVDGRQLLADGRATRVSEASLIAEAQQQGLALFQQCRDISHLRTSML from the coding sequence ATGAGCCAGTTTGCGCTGCGCGATGCAGCCATTTTCACCGTAGACCCCGATAACCGGGTCATTCCCCGTGGCACCCTGATCGTTGAGGACGGCCGCATCAGCGCCGTCGGCCCCAGCGATCAACTGATCATTCCGCCGGGTATCCCGACCATAGACGCCAGCGGCCATGCGCTGCTGCCGGGGCTGATCGACGCCCATTCGCACTCCAGCCTGATGCGCGGGGTGACCGAGAACATGCAGCTGATGGACTGGCTGCCCTACTACCAGTTGGAGCACCGCGCGCTAACCGAGGAGTACGCCTATCACTCGGCCCGCCTGTGTTATCTGGAAGCGCTGAAGAGCGGCACCACCTGCGTGATGGACATGTACCGCTTCATGCACCGCTGCGCCGAGGCCGCGGACGAGGTCGGCATTCGGGTCAATCTCGCACCCTATGTGGCCGACGAAGCGGGCAAAGACTTTTTCGCCACCCGCGCCGAGAACCGCGCGCTGATCCACAGCCACCACGGCACCCAGAACGGTCGCATACAGGTGTGGATGGGCCTGGAGCATCTGTTCTACTGCACCCCCGACGCCTACCGCGAAGCGCTGGAGTGTCAGGCTGAATATGGTGTAGGCATCCACACCCACGCCTGCGAGCAAAAGGAAGAAGACGACGCTGTCAGCGCGCATTTTGGCCGCCGCTCGATTGCCCAGCTGGATCATTACGGGATTCTCGGCGAACGCACCCTGCTGGCCCATTGCGTGTGGCTGAACGACGACGAGATCAAGCGTATCGCCGATACCGGCACCAGCATCAGCCACTGCCCGATCAGCAACGCCAAACTAGCCAGCGGCGTGGCCCGCGTACCAGAGATGCTCGCCGCCGGCATCACCGTCGGCCTGGGTACCGACGGCCCGGTATGCAACAACAGCCTGAGCCTGTTTGAGGAAATGAAGTTTGCCTCGCTGATTCAGAAAGCCACCCGGCTGGACGCCACCGTGCTGCCAGCCGATCAGATGCTGCGCATGGCCACCATCAACGGCGCACGCGCGCTGGGCCTGGGCGACCGCATCGGCTCGCTGGAGGTCGGCAAGCAGGCCGACCTGTTGCTGCTGGATCTGGCCAGCCCCAACCTGACCCCAGCGGAACTGACCAACAGTGGCGGCAATCTACTGTGGAACCTGGTATTTGCCGCCGGCACGCAGAATGTGGCCGCCGTGTGGGTCGATGGCCGCCAGCTGCTTGCCGATGGCCGCGCCACCCGCGTCAGCGAGGCCAGCCTGATCGCCGAAGCCCAGCAGCAGGGTCTGGCGCTATTTCAGCAGTGTCGCGATATCAGCCACCTGCGCACGTCCATGCTTTAA
- a CDS encoding isopenicillin N synthase family dioxygenase — MTSLPIISVAGLRSDDPAVRAATAAELGKACRDVGFFYAIDHGIPEAVMSGAFDNAKTFFALPLESKQALSIKLSPHNRGYVAMADEKLNPEAGADMKEAFNIGTDFPEDHPEVVAGKPFRGVNFWPPVEGWRSAMLGYFDACLDLGRLIHRGFSIDLGLREDFFDAHLQEPIATLRMLRYPASAGEITREDGGAGAHTDYGNVTLLATDKVAGLQVATRQGNWIDAPHIPGAFVCNIGDCLMRWSNDTYVSTPHRVKPPEQERYSIAFFLEVDPDAVVDPRDIVPNEQPKYPPITCAEYLTHRLNATYEHRTDADAM; from the coding sequence ATGACCTCACTACCGATTATCTCCGTCGCCGGCCTGCGCAGCGACGACCCGGCTGTTCGCGCCGCCACCGCCGCCGAGCTGGGCAAGGCCTGCCGCGACGTCGGTTTTTTCTACGCCATCGACCACGGCATTCCCGAGGCCGTCATGAGCGGCGCGTTCGACAACGCCAAGACCTTCTTCGCCCTGCCGCTGGAAAGCAAGCAGGCGCTGTCGATCAAACTGTCACCGCATAACCGTGGCTACGTGGCCATGGCCGATGAAAAGCTCAATCCCGAGGCCGGCGCCGACATGAAGGAAGCCTTCAACATCGGCACCGACTTTCCCGAGGATCACCCCGAGGTGGTCGCCGGCAAGCCGTTTCGCGGAGTGAATTTCTGGCCGCCGGTAGAGGGTTGGCGCAGCGCCATGCTGGGTTACTTTGACGCCTGCCTGGATCTTGGCCGGCTGATTCACCGCGGCTTCAGCATCGACCTGGGGCTGCGCGAAGACTTCTTCGACGCGCACCTGCAAGAGCCCATCGCCACCCTGCGCATGCTGCGCTACCCGGCCAGCGCCGGTGAAATCACCCGTGAAGACGGCGGCGCCGGCGCGCACACCGATTACGGCAACGTTACCCTGCTGGCCACCGACAAGGTCGCCGGCCTGCAGGTGGCTACCCGCCAGGGCAACTGGATAGATGCGCCGCACATTCCTGGCGCCTTCGTCTGCAACATCGGCGACTGCCTGATGCGCTGGAGCAACGACACCTATGTCTCAACCCCGCACCGGGTCAAGCCGCCGGAGCAGGAGCGCTACTCGATTGCCTTCTTCCTGGAAGTCGATCCGGATGCCGTCGTCGACCCGCGCGACATAGTGCCGAACGAGCAGCCCAAGTACCCGCCGATTACCTGCGCCGAGTACCTGACACACCGCCTGAACGCCACCTACGAGCACCGCACAGACGCTGACGCAATGTAA
- the msrB gene encoding peptide-methionine (R)-S-oxide reductase MsrB — translation MQNWNDVIARATNGNPEPERRVQKSEAEWRAQLSEEEYRVTRQAGTERAFSSEMCSLFEPGIYACVCCGTELFDASHKFESHSGWPSFTQPLKDNVVACKMDNSHGMQRVENTCNVCDAHLGHVFPDGPPPTGLRFCMNAVALKKVG, via the coding sequence GTGCAGAACTGGAATGATGTGATTGCCCGCGCGACCAACGGTAACCCTGAGCCAGAGCGCCGCGTACAAAAAAGCGAGGCCGAGTGGCGTGCGCAGTTGAGCGAGGAGGAGTACCGGGTGACCCGTCAGGCGGGTACCGAGCGGGCGTTCAGTTCAGAGATGTGCAGTCTGTTCGAGCCGGGTATCTACGCCTGTGTGTGCTGTGGCACCGAGCTGTTTGATGCCAGCCACAAGTTTGAATCGCACAGCGGCTGGCCGTCGTTTACCCAGCCGCTGAAAGACAATGTGGTGGCTTGCAAGATGGACAATAGCCACGGCATGCAACGCGTGGAGAACACCTGCAATGTCTGCGATGCGCACCTGGGGCATGTGTTCCCCGATGGGCCACCGCCGACCGGCCTGCGTTTTTGCATGAATGCGGTGGCGTTGAAGAAGGTCGGTTAA